The Saccharothrix variisporea genome has a segment encoding these proteins:
- a CDS encoding NAD(P)-dependent oxidoreductase: MTGSESATTAVTIYGCDHDEAVLFRKMAPRFGVRPIITEAPASEATAELALGTRCVSVGHKTRITNAALRALRRVGVRYISTRSVGFDHIDVRHAASLGISVGNVAYSPDSVADYTLMLMLMAVRNAKSVVRRADVHDYRLTDARGRELRDLTVGVVGTGRIGTAVLDRLRGFGCRTLAHDIRPSADHVPLDALVEQSDIVTLHTPLSAETHHLLDERRIARMKPGAFVVNTGRGALIDTDALVAALDSGRLGGAALDVLEGEEGIFYADLRDQPIDSKNLLRLQEMPNVLISPHTAYYTDHALRDTVENSLVNCVNFESGKHG, translated from the coding sequence ATGACCGGCAGCGAATCCGCGACGACAGCGGTCACGATCTACGGGTGCGATCACGACGAAGCGGTTCTCTTCCGTAAGATGGCACCCCGTTTCGGGGTGCGACCGATCATCACCGAGGCACCGGCGTCCGAGGCGACCGCCGAACTCGCGCTCGGCACCCGGTGCGTCAGCGTGGGCCACAAAACGCGGATCACGAACGCCGCACTCCGCGCGCTCCGCCGGGTCGGTGTCCGGTACATCTCCACGAGGAGCGTCGGGTTCGACCACATCGACGTGCGTCACGCGGCGAGCCTCGGGATCTCCGTGGGGAACGTCGCCTATTCGCCCGACAGCGTCGCCGACTACACGTTGATGCTGATGCTGATGGCGGTCCGGAACGCGAAATCGGTCGTCCGCCGGGCCGATGTGCACGACTACCGGCTGACCGACGCGCGCGGGAGGGAACTCCGCGACCTGACCGTGGGCGTGGTCGGGACCGGCCGCATCGGCACCGCGGTCCTGGACCGGCTGCGGGGTTTCGGGTGCCGCACGCTGGCCCACGACATCCGCCCCAGCGCGGACCACGTTCCCCTGGACGCGCTGGTCGAGCAGAGCGACATCGTCACCCTCCACACGCCGCTCAGCGCGGAAACCCACCACCTCCTCGACGAACGGCGCATCGCCCGCATGAAGCCGGGCGCGTTCGTGGTCAACACCGGACGCGGTGCGCTCATCGACACCGACGCGCTCGTGGCGGCGTTGGACAGCGGCAGGTTGGGTGGCGCGGCGTTGGACGTCCTCGAAGGGGAGGAAGGGATTTTCTACGCCGATCTGAGGGATCAGCCGATAGACAGCAAGAACCTGCTGCGGTTGCAGGAAATGCCGAACGTGCTCATCAGTCCGCACACGGCCTACTACACGGACCACGCCCTGCGCGACACCGTGGAAAACAGTCTCGTCAACTGCGTGAACTTCGAAAGCGGGAAGCATGGCTAG
- a CDS encoding CoA transferase subunit A has product MDKLVSTAAAAVADIPDGASLAVGGFGLCGIPVELIRALHARGTTGLDVVSNNCGVDDFGLGVLLADHRIARMTSSYVGENKEFARQFLAGELEVELVPQGTLAERLRAGGAGIPAFYTATGVGTPVAEGGVPLRHSPDGRVETSTPAKEVRHFDVGGDPRPFVLERAITCDYALVHAARGDRHGNLVFHRSARNFNPLCAMAGRITVAEVEELLEPGELDPDEVHLPGVFVQRVVHVGVGVDKRIERRTVRAATG; this is encoded by the coding sequence ATGGACAAGCTGGTTTCGACGGCCGCGGCGGCGGTGGCCGACATCCCCGACGGGGCGAGCCTGGCGGTGGGCGGGTTCGGCCTGTGCGGCATCCCGGTCGAGCTGATCCGGGCGCTGCACGCGCGCGGCACCACGGGGCTGGACGTCGTGTCCAACAACTGCGGGGTGGACGACTTCGGGTTGGGCGTCCTGCTCGCCGACCACCGCATCGCGCGCATGACCAGCTCCTACGTCGGGGAGAACAAGGAGTTCGCCCGCCAGTTCCTCGCCGGGGAGCTGGAGGTCGAGCTGGTGCCGCAGGGCACCCTGGCCGAGCGGCTGCGCGCCGGCGGGGCGGGCATCCCCGCCTTCTACACCGCCACCGGCGTGGGCACGCCGGTCGCCGAGGGCGGGGTCCCGCTGCGCCACAGCCCGGACGGCCGGGTGGAGACGAGCACGCCGGCCAAGGAGGTCCGGCACTTCGACGTCGGCGGCGACCCGCGCCCGTTCGTGCTGGAACGCGCGATCACCTGCGACTACGCCCTGGTGCACGCCGCCCGCGGCGACCGGCACGGCAACCTGGTCTTCCACCGGTCGGCGCGCAACTTCAACCCGTTGTGCGCGATGGCCGGCCGGATCACCGTCGCCGAGGTGGAGGAGCTGCTGGAACCCGGGGAACTGGACCCCGACGAGGTGCACCTGCCCGGCGTGTTCGTGCAACGGGTCGTGCACGTGGGCGTCGGCGTCGACAAGCGGATCGAGCGGCGCACGGTCCGGGCCGCCACGGGGTGA
- the vanX gene encoding D-Ala-D-Ala dipeptidase VanX — MEDGFAFVDELVPGIRWDAKYATWDNFTGKPVDGYLANRIVGTTALCAALDEARAKAATEGFGLLLWDGYRPQRAVDRFLRWSTEPEDGRTKRRHYPNIDRTEMFDRGYVAARSGHSRGSTVDLTLYHLDTDELARMGGDHDLMDPISHHGAPGTAAVEARNRQVLRSIMEDCGFLAYEREWWHYTLRDEPHPDTYFDFPVG, encoded by the coding sequence GTGGAGGACGGTTTCGCCTTCGTGGACGAGCTCGTGCCCGGGATCCGCTGGGACGCCAAGTACGCCACCTGGGACAACTTCACCGGCAAACCGGTGGACGGCTACCTGGCGAACCGGATCGTCGGCACGACCGCCCTGTGCGCGGCCCTGGACGAAGCGCGGGCGAAGGCCGCCACCGAGGGTTTCGGCCTGCTGCTGTGGGACGGCTACCGCCCGCAACGCGCGGTGGACCGCTTCCTGCGCTGGTCGACCGAACCGGAGGACGGCCGGACGAAACGACGGCACTACCCGAACATCGACCGGACGGAGATGTTCGACCGGGGGTACGTGGCCGCCCGGTCCGGCCACAGCCGGGGCAGCACCGTCGACCTGACCCTCTACCACCTGGACACCGACGAACTCGCCCGCATGGGCGGCGACCACGACCTGATGGACCCGATCTCACACCACGGCGCACCGGGGACCGCGGCCGTCGAGGCGAGGAACCGGCAGGTCCTCCGCTCGATCATGGAGGACTGCGGTTTCCTCGCCTACGAACGGGAGTGGTGGCACTACACGCTGAGGGACGAGCCCCACCCCGACACCTACTTCGACTTCCCGGTCGGGTGA
- the vanA gene encoding D-alanine--(R)-lactate ligase translates to MASVNVGIVFGGSSEEHPVSVKSAREVAKSLDTAKYEPFWIGVTQSGEWRLCDGPDEGWDGGSGRPVVLSPDRSVHGLLVLDEGKYDTVRLDVVLPVLHGRFGEDGAMQGLLELSGIPYAGCDVQSSALCMDKSLSYVVTRSAGIPTPNFWTVPAGESVEPGRLTYPVFVKPARSGSSFGVTKVTREGELADALEAARQYDSKVLIEEAVVGSEVGCAVLGNGADLVTGEVDRISLSHGFFRIHQEDAPETGSENSVAIVPADVPAETRRLVQETAKAIYRALGCRGLARVDLFLKEDGTLVLNEVNTLPGLTSYSRYPRMMAAAGLPLGDVLDRLISSALAEK, encoded by the coding sequence ATGGCTAGCGTGAACGTCGGAATCGTCTTCGGGGGCAGTTCGGAGGAGCACCCCGTCTCGGTGAAATCCGCGCGGGAGGTCGCGAAGAGCCTGGACACCGCCAAGTACGAACCCTTCTGGATCGGCGTGACGCAGAGCGGCGAGTGGCGGCTGTGCGACGGACCCGACGAGGGCTGGGACGGCGGGAGCGGCCGTCCGGTCGTGCTGTCGCCGGACCGGAGCGTCCACGGACTGCTCGTGCTGGACGAGGGCAAGTACGACACGGTCCGGCTCGACGTCGTGCTGCCCGTCCTGCACGGCAGGTTCGGCGAGGACGGCGCGATGCAGGGCCTGCTGGAGCTGTCCGGCATCCCGTACGCGGGGTGCGACGTCCAGAGCTCCGCGCTGTGCATGGACAAGTCCCTGTCCTACGTCGTCACGCGCAGCGCGGGCATCCCGACCCCGAACTTCTGGACCGTGCCGGCGGGCGAGTCGGTCGAGCCCGGTCGGCTCACCTACCCCGTTTTCGTGAAGCCCGCCCGGTCCGGGTCGTCGTTCGGCGTCACCAAGGTGACCCGGGAGGGAGAACTGGCGGACGCGCTGGAGGCCGCGCGGCAGTACGACTCCAAGGTGTTGATCGAGGAAGCGGTCGTCGGCAGCGAGGTCGGGTGCGCGGTCCTGGGCAACGGCGCGGACCTGGTCACCGGCGAGGTGGACCGGATCTCCCTGTCCCACGGCTTCTTCCGGATCCACCAGGAGGACGCGCCCGAGACCGGTTCGGAGAACTCGGTGGCGATCGTGCCCGCCGACGTCCCGGCCGAGACGCGCCGGCTCGTGCAGGAGACCGCGAAGGCCATCTACCGCGCCCTGGGGTGCCGGGGGTTGGCGCGGGTGGACCTGTTCCTCAAGGAGGACGGGACCCTGGTCCTCAACGAGGTCAACACCCTGCCCGGCCTGACGTCCTACAGCCGCTACCCGAGGATGATGGCCGCCGCCGGGTTGCCGCTCGGCGACGTGCTCGACCGCCTCATCTCGTCGGCGCTGGCGGAGAAGTGA
- a CDS encoding helix-turn-helix domain-containing protein has product MDVAFRLLELLAGGARSEDLALVAVDDPAAGPAAELALRINTTLRDHRRREAELSALFDTAGDLARLRDPDEVLRSIVHRARRLLGVELSYLTFNDPVTETTSMRVTDGSVSELFPRVRMRMGIGLGGLVAQTARPYATPDYLTDERFHHSEPVDAAVKDEGLTALLAVPLTLGHNVIGVLYAAERTPRDFTPDEIALLSSLADHAAVALDNARLLAEISAHSQAVERAEEAHDKLMDLVLRGGDLPAVAAAVADTLGGGIGMYTAEGVELAHAGPPTGAPDPHDVAASHHSGRALSTPDGWVCAVQAGPELLGSIVRSAAPIDLAGTADLVDADRRLFERAAVVTALLLLLRRSVAKAEDEVRGELLTDLLTAPDRNPSALVDRARRLGVDITAPHAVLIAHATTVPRRRLATAAAQHAALVGVHAEQVVLLVRDGSPGPLAARVSTALGAATGCPVTVAAAGPACGPAELARAHAEASRCLRALLRLGREGTGASMADLGFVGLLLADDGDHTAFIRRTLGPVFDYDRDRGTELLRTLEAYFATGGNPPRAKDLLHVHVNTVAQRLDRIGKLLGPDWQSPDRVLEIQLALRLHALQA; this is encoded by the coding sequence GTGGACGTCGCCTTCCGCCTGCTGGAACTGCTCGCCGGCGGCGCCCGCAGCGAGGACCTGGCCCTGGTCGCCGTGGACGACCCCGCCGCCGGCCCGGCGGCCGAACTGGCGCTGCGCATCAACACCACCCTGCGCGACCACCGACGTCGGGAAGCCGAGCTCAGCGCCCTGTTCGACACCGCCGGCGACCTGGCCCGGCTGCGCGACCCGGACGAAGTGCTGCGCTCGATCGTGCACCGCGCCCGCCGCCTGCTCGGCGTCGAACTGTCGTACCTGACCTTCAACGACCCGGTCACCGAGACCACCTCGATGCGCGTCACGGACGGGTCGGTGTCCGAGCTGTTCCCCCGGGTCCGGATGCGGATGGGCATCGGGCTGGGCGGCCTGGTCGCGCAGACCGCCCGCCCGTACGCGACCCCGGACTACCTCACCGACGAACGCTTCCACCACAGCGAGCCCGTGGACGCCGCGGTCAAGGACGAGGGGTTGACCGCGCTGCTCGCGGTGCCTCTGACGTTGGGGCACAACGTGATCGGGGTCCTCTACGCCGCCGAGCGCACACCCCGGGACTTCACGCCCGACGAGATCGCGCTGCTGTCGTCGCTGGCCGACCACGCCGCCGTCGCACTGGACAACGCCCGGCTGCTGGCCGAGATCAGCGCCCACAGCCAAGCCGTGGAACGCGCCGAGGAAGCCCACGACAAGCTGATGGACCTCGTGCTGCGCGGCGGCGACCTCCCGGCGGTGGCCGCCGCCGTGGCCGACACGCTGGGCGGCGGCATCGGCATGTACACCGCCGAGGGCGTCGAACTCGCCCACGCGGGACCGCCCACCGGGGCACCGGACCCGCACGACGTCGCCGCCTCGCACCACTCCGGCCGCGCACTGTCCACACCGGACGGTTGGGTGTGCGCGGTGCAGGCCGGCCCCGAGCTGCTGGGCAGCATCGTGCGCAGCGCCGCACCCATCGACTTGGCCGGCACAGCCGACCTGGTCGACGCCGACCGCCGCCTGTTCGAGCGCGCCGCCGTCGTCACCGCCCTGCTCCTGCTGCTGCGCCGCTCGGTGGCCAAGGCCGAGGACGAGGTCCGCGGCGAACTGCTCACCGACCTGCTCACCGCGCCCGACCGCAACCCGTCGGCGCTGGTCGACCGGGCCCGCCGCCTCGGCGTGGACATCACCGCGCCCCACGCCGTGCTCATCGCCCACGCCACCACGGTCCCGCGCCGCCGCCTGGCCACCGCCGCCGCCCAGCACGCCGCCCTGGTCGGCGTCCACGCCGAGCAGGTGGTGCTGCTGGTCCGCGACGGCTCCCCCGGTCCGCTGGCCGCCCGCGTCTCGACGGCCCTGGGCGCGGCGACGGGGTGTCCGGTCACCGTCGCGGCGGCCGGACCGGCGTGTGGACCCGCCGAGCTGGCCCGCGCCCACGCCGAGGCGAGCCGGTGCCTGCGCGCCCTGCTGCGGCTGGGTCGCGAGGGCACCGGGGCGTCGATGGCGGACCTGGGTTTCGTCGGGCTGCTGCTCGCCGACGACGGCGACCACACGGCGTTCATCCGCCGGACCCTCGGCCCGGTGTTCGACTACGACCGCGACCGCGGCACCGAGCTCCTGCGCACGCTGGAGGCCTACTTCGCCACCGGCGGCAACCCGCCGCGCGCCAAGGACCTCCTGCACGTCCACGTCAACACCGTGGCCCAGCGCCTGGACCGCATCGGCAAGCTGCTCGGGCCGGACTGGCAGTCCCCCGATCGGGTCCTGGAGATCCAACTCGCACTGCGCCTGCACGCCTTGCAGGCCTGA
- a CDS encoding 3-hydroxyacyl-CoA dehydrogenase family protein — MALFGIVGAGLMGHGIAAALARAGHHTRLHDPDPAVLGDVHDRVERALELSGTPEAARMAVQDHISAVPDLDAALHQVDVVVEAVPERMAVKHEVVAAVEALVPPRTPIWSNTSVLSITGIADGMRHPERLVGVHWWNPAHLIPLVEIAPGAATDPAFVRSAHDLVTSLGKTAVRLHRDVPGFIGNRLQFAMVREALHLLDEGVCDAETIDTVVRGSFGLRLAAVGPMENADHIGLDLTRSILANLAPHLSTATDAFPTLDKLLTDGHRGRTTGRGLLDWTGPHDVTSRLIEGIRRNLPAR, encoded by the coding sequence ATGGCGCTATTCGGCATAGTCGGTGCAGGGCTCATGGGCCACGGAATCGCCGCCGCACTGGCCCGAGCGGGCCACCACACCCGACTCCACGACCCGGACCCGGCCGTGCTGGGCGACGTGCACGACCGCGTGGAGCGGGCGCTGGAGCTCAGCGGCACCCCGGAGGCGGCGCGGATGGCCGTGCAGGACCACATCAGCGCCGTGCCCGACCTGGACGCCGCCCTGCACCAGGTCGACGTCGTGGTGGAGGCGGTGCCGGAACGCATGGCCGTCAAGCACGAGGTGGTGGCGGCGGTGGAGGCCCTGGTGCCCCCGCGCACCCCGATCTGGTCGAACACCTCGGTCCTGTCGATCACCGGGATCGCCGACGGCATGCGGCACCCGGAACGGCTGGTGGGCGTGCACTGGTGGAACCCGGCCCACCTCATCCCGCTGGTGGAGATCGCCCCCGGCGCCGCCACGGACCCCGCTTTCGTCCGGTCCGCCCACGACCTGGTCACCTCCTTGGGCAAGACCGCGGTCCGCCTGCACCGCGACGTCCCGGGCTTCATCGGCAACCGGCTCCAGTTCGCCATGGTGCGCGAAGCCCTGCACCTGCTCGACGAAGGCGTCTGCGACGCGGAGACCATCGACACCGTGGTCCGCGGCAGCTTCGGCCTGCGGCTGGCGGCCGTGGGCCCGATGGAGAACGCCGACCACATCGGCCTGGACCTCACCCGCTCCATCCTGGCCAACCTGGCGCCCCACCTGTCCACCGCCACGGACGCGTTCCCCACGCTGGACAAGCTCCTCACCGACGGCCACCGCGGCCGGACCACCGGCCGGGGCCTGCTCGACTGGACCGGTCCGCACGACGTGACCAGCCGCCTGATCGAGGGCATCCGCCGCAACCTCCCGGCACGGTGA
- a CDS encoding response regulator transcription factor has translation MRVLIVEDEPYMAQAIRDGLRLEAIAADIAGDGDTALELLDVNTYDIAVLDRDVPGPSGDEIAARIVASGSGMPILMLTAADRIDDKASGFELGADDYLTKPFDLRELVLRLRALDRRRARSRPPVREIAGVRLDPFRREVYRDGRYVALTRKQFAVLEVLVAAEGGVVSAEELLERAWDENADPFTNAVRITVSALRKRLGEPWVIATVPGVGYRIDAGSDAGGERG, from the coding sequence ATGCGTGTGTTGATAGTCGAGGACGAACCGTACATGGCGCAGGCCATCCGCGACGGGCTGCGCCTGGAGGCGATCGCGGCCGACATCGCCGGGGACGGTGACACCGCGCTGGAGCTGCTCGACGTCAACACCTACGACATCGCCGTCCTCGACCGCGACGTCCCGGGGCCTTCGGGCGACGAGATCGCCGCACGCATCGTGGCCTCCGGCAGCGGCATGCCGATCCTGATGCTCACCGCCGCCGACCGGATCGACGACAAGGCCTCCGGGTTCGAGCTGGGCGCGGACGACTACCTCACCAAGCCGTTCGACCTGCGGGAACTCGTGCTGCGGCTGCGGGCGCTGGACCGCAGGCGGGCGCGCAGCAGGCCGCCGGTGCGCGAGATCGCGGGCGTGCGGCTGGACCCGTTCCGGCGCGAGGTCTACCGGGACGGCCGGTACGTGGCGCTGACCCGCAAGCAGTTCGCCGTGCTGGAGGTGCTCGTGGCCGCCGAGGGCGGTGTGGTCAGCGCCGAGGAGCTGCTGGAGCGGGCGTGGGACGAGAACGCCGACCCGTTCACCAACGCCGTGCGCATCACCGTGTCCGCGCTGCGCAAGCGCCTCGGCGAGCCCTGGGTCATCGCCACCGTGCCGGGCGTGGGCTACCGCATCGACGCCGGGTCGGACGCCGGGGGCGAGCGTGGATAG
- a CDS encoding sensor histidine kinase — MDRRPGLSIRLKLTLSYAGFLMVAGALLLAVVWVFLLRYVPAGDFLPPGDFILIGPDRYDLWRAFAPRVAAALVCLLAFGLVGGWLLAGAMLMPLARITDATRLAAKGSLSHRIWLAGRRDEFRELADAFDTMLARLEAHVAEQRRFAANASHELRTPLAITQTLLDVARNDPNRPAADLIDTLHAVNARAIDLTEALLVLSRADQRSFVREEVDLSLLAEEAAETLLPLAEKRGLPVHVSGEFTPTAGSYALLLQMTTNLLHNAIVHNVPEGGEVWVTTGVEAEHVVLTVENTGERLAPHVVATLAEPFQRGSGRTRGDHAGVGLGLAIVRNIATAHDGTLTLTPRAGGGLRVTVRLPRVDHPTGKSK, encoded by the coding sequence GTGGATAGGCGGCCCGGGTTGAGCATCCGCCTCAAGCTCACCCTCAGCTACGCCGGGTTCCTCATGGTCGCGGGCGCGCTGCTGCTCGCGGTGGTGTGGGTGTTCCTGCTGCGGTACGTGCCCGCAGGCGACTTCCTCCCGCCCGGCGACTTCATCCTGATCGGCCCCGACCGGTACGACCTGTGGCGCGCATTCGCGCCCCGGGTGGCGGCGGCGCTGGTGTGCCTGCTGGCGTTCGGCCTGGTGGGCGGGTGGCTGCTGGCCGGCGCGATGCTCATGCCGCTGGCGCGCATCACCGACGCCACCCGCCTGGCCGCCAAGGGGTCGCTGTCCCACCGGATCTGGCTGGCGGGCCGCCGGGACGAGTTCCGCGAGCTCGCCGACGCCTTCGACACCATGCTGGCCAGGCTCGAAGCCCACGTCGCCGAGCAACGGCGGTTCGCGGCCAACGCCTCCCACGAGCTGCGCACCCCGCTGGCGATCACCCAGACCCTCCTCGACGTGGCCCGCAACGACCCGAACCGCCCCGCCGCCGACCTGATCGACACCCTCCACGCCGTCAACGCCCGCGCGATCGACCTCACCGAGGCCCTGCTCGTGCTCAGCCGCGCCGACCAGCGGTCCTTCGTCCGGGAGGAGGTGGACCTGTCCCTGCTGGCCGAGGAAGCCGCCGAGACCCTCCTGCCCCTCGCGGAGAAGCGCGGCCTGCCCGTTCACGTCTCGGGCGAGTTCACCCCCACCGCCGGCTCGTACGCCCTCCTGCTGCAGATGACGACGAACCTCCTGCACAACGCGATCGTCCACAACGTGCCCGAGGGCGGCGAGGTGTGGGTGACGACCGGGGTGGAGGCCGAGCACGTGGTGCTCACCGTGGAGAACACCGGCGAGCGGCTCGCCCCGCACGTGGTGGCCACGCTCGCGGAGCCGTTCCAGCGCGGCAGCGGGCGCACCCGCGGCGACCACGCCGGCGTCGGTCTCGGCCTGGCGATCGTGCGGAACATCGCCACCGCGCACGACGGGACCCTCACCCTGACGCCCCGGGCCGGGGGAGGGCTCCGCGTGACGGTCCGGCTGCCCCGGGTCGATCACCCGACCGGGAAGTCGAAGTAG